In one Candidatus Leptovillus gracilis genomic region, the following are encoded:
- a CDS encoding acyl-CoA dehydrogenase family protein: MSLNDGVSFGLTDEQREIQLLAREFARNEIAPKAEHYDKTHEYAWPVIKQAQELGLTTMNIPEEYGGLGLSLLEECIVTEELAWGCSGMSTAIGVNGLAILPILIAGTEEQKHAYCGRLANGQMAAYCLTEPEAGSDVAGIKTVARKEGDHYVLNGSKTFITGATVANFYTVFAYTDPAVRYKGMSCFVVERDWAGVSVGQPFDKLGQHASDTAEVVFDNVIVPESHRLGAEGTGFITAMKVFDRSRPATAAGALGVARRALEESVKYAKERLSMGKEIWQYQAIGHKIADMAMDLEAARLLVWKSAWAVDNGQPDTMVSSFGKAFAADTAMKVATDAVQVFGGYGYMAEYPVEKLMRDAKIFQIYEGTSQIQRNIVVRELFRK, from the coding sequence AACGAAATCGCCCCCAAAGCCGAGCATTACGATAAAACCCACGAATACGCCTGGCCGGTTATCAAACAGGCGCAGGAATTGGGTCTGACCACAATGAATATCCCTGAAGAGTATGGTGGTTTGGGGCTGAGCCTTCTGGAAGAGTGCATTGTCACCGAAGAGTTAGCCTGGGGCTGCTCCGGCATGAGTACGGCCATTGGCGTCAATGGATTGGCGATTTTGCCCATCCTCATCGCCGGCACAGAAGAACAAAAGCATGCGTATTGCGGCCGATTGGCGAACGGCCAAATGGCTGCCTACTGTCTGACCGAACCAGAAGCGGGGTCCGACGTGGCCGGCATCAAAACCGTCGCCCGCAAAGAGGGGGACCATTACGTCCTCAATGGCAGCAAGACCTTTATTACCGGGGCGACGGTGGCTAATTTTTACACGGTGTTCGCTTATACGGATCCGGCCGTGCGCTACAAGGGCATGAGCTGCTTTGTGGTGGAGCGGGATTGGGCCGGCGTCAGCGTGGGGCAGCCATTCGATAAACTGGGCCAACATGCGTCCGATACGGCCGAAGTCGTTTTCGATAATGTGATTGTGCCGGAAAGCCATCGTTTGGGCGCGGAAGGCACAGGGTTTATCACGGCGATGAAGGTGTTCGACCGCAGCCGCCCGGCGACGGCCGCTGGTGCGTTGGGTGTGGCGCGCCGGGCGTTGGAAGAGTCCGTCAAGTACGCCAAAGAGCGCCTGAGCATGGGCAAAGAAATCTGGCAGTATCAGGCCATCGGCCACAAAATTGCCGATATGGCCATGGACCTGGAAGCGGCGCGGCTGCTGGTCTGGAAATCTGCCTGGGCGGTGGACAACGGCCAGCCGGATACGATGGTTTCATCGTTTGGCAAGGCTTTTGCGGCCGACACGGCCATGAAAGTGGCGACAGACGCGGTGCAGGTGTTTGGCGGCTATGGTTATATGGCTGAATACCCGGTGGAAAAGCTGATGCGCGACGCCAAAATCTTCCAGATTTACGAGGGCACCAGCCAGATTCAACGTAATATTGTTGTGCGGGAATTGTTCCGCAAATAA